The Caulobacter sp. FWC26 genome contains a region encoding:
- the murU gene encoding N-acetylmuramate alpha-1-phosphate uridylyltransferase MurU, with protein MSGPKIAMVLAAGLGTRMRPLTNDRPKALVEVAGKALIDHMLDRLVAAGVETAVVNVHYFADLVETHLRAREAKGLGPRIVISDERAQALETGGGIKHALPLLGEGPVFVANIDSIWIEHAGAAVDAVAAAWDPDRMDVCLMLASTTGSLGFHDTGDVFLGADGVVRFKDAGEIAPLVYVGVHICKPGITADGPEGPFSLLPLWKRLAADGRVHGVAPEGLWMHVGDPQAKLTAEARLAEA; from the coding sequence ATGAGCGGTCCCAAGATCGCCATGGTGCTGGCGGCGGGCCTCGGCACCCGTATGCGACCGCTGACCAACGACCGGCCCAAGGCCCTGGTCGAGGTCGCCGGCAAGGCGCTGATCGACCACATGCTGGACCGCCTGGTGGCGGCCGGCGTCGAGACCGCCGTGGTCAATGTCCACTACTTCGCCGACTTGGTGGAGACGCACCTGCGGGCCCGCGAGGCCAAGGGCCTCGGCCCCAGGATCGTCATCTCCGACGAACGCGCCCAGGCGCTGGAGACCGGCGGCGGGATCAAGCACGCCCTCCCCTTGCTCGGCGAAGGTCCAGTGTTCGTCGCCAATATCGACTCGATCTGGATCGAGCACGCTGGAGCGGCCGTCGACGCGGTGGCGGCAGCCTGGGATCCAGACCGGATGGACGTGTGCCTGATGCTGGCCTCGACCACGGGATCGCTGGGCTTCCACGATACGGGCGATGTGTTCCTCGGCGCCGACGGCGTCGTGCGCTTCAAGGACGCCGGTGAGATCGCGCCGCTGGTCTATGTGGGCGTGCACATCTGCAAGCCGGGTATCACGGCCGATGGTCCCGAGGGGCCGTTCTCGCTGCTGCCGCTCTGGAAACGGCTGGCCGCCGACGGACGGGTCCACGGTGTGGCGCCCGAAGGCCTTTGGATGCACGTGGGCGATCCGCAGGCTAAGCTGACCGCCGAAGCCCGGCTCGCCGAGGCATGA
- the amgK gene encoding N-acetylmuramate/N-acetylglucosamine kinase AmgK, with translation MSSEREAAKAAFLSANGFGDVRRESLGGDASTRSYERLHRGDQSFIFMDQPPSVETAPCPPDASPAERAALGYNALARLAAGRVDAFVACAGWLNAQGLSAPKVLAADPAAGLAVLEDLGDDLYARLIEAGTDEAPLYDAAIDGLLAIHAAATPKVLDYDGSTWPLLTYDDLALKTAHDIFVEWQPRFRDIAFDDAALAEWEAIWAPIRAKGEAGATVFCHRDYHAENLIWLPQRDGAARVGMLDFQDAVLAHPAWDLSMLLHDARRTVSPEREAACLDRYLAARPELNRTAFLADYHALGALNIIRILGIFARLVTRDGKPRYADFIPRLWVYLDVCFADPALADLKAWFDRYVPVEARR, from the coding sequence TTGAGTTCTGAACGCGAGGCGGCCAAGGCCGCGTTCCTGTCCGCCAACGGCTTCGGCGACGTCCGCCGCGAGTCGCTGGGCGGCGACGCCTCGACGCGGAGCTACGAGCGGCTGCATCGCGGCGATCAGAGCTTCATCTTCATGGACCAGCCGCCCTCTGTCGAAACCGCGCCCTGTCCGCCTGACGCCTCCCCGGCCGAGCGCGCGGCGCTGGGCTACAACGCTCTGGCGCGTCTGGCGGCGGGCCGCGTCGACGCCTTCGTGGCCTGCGCGGGATGGCTCAACGCCCAGGGCCTGTCGGCCCCAAAGGTGCTCGCGGCCGATCCTGCGGCGGGCCTGGCCGTGCTGGAAGACCTGGGCGATGATCTCTATGCACGTCTGATCGAGGCTGGAACCGATGAAGCGCCCCTGTACGACGCCGCCATCGATGGCTTGCTGGCGATCCACGCGGCGGCGACGCCCAAAGTCCTGGACTATGACGGTTCGACCTGGCCGCTGCTGACCTATGACGATCTAGCCCTGAAGACTGCCCACGACATCTTCGTCGAGTGGCAGCCCAGGTTTCGCGACATCGCCTTCGACGATGCCGCCCTGGCCGAATGGGAAGCGATCTGGGCGCCGATCCGCGCCAAGGGCGAGGCCGGCGCGACGGTCTTCTGCCATCGCGACTATCACGCCGAGAACCTGATCTGGCTGCCGCAGCGCGACGGTGCGGCGCGGGTCGGAATGCTGGACTTCCAGGACGCCGTCCTGGCCCATCCGGCCTGGGACCTGTCGATGCTGCTGCACGACGCCCGTCGCACCGTTTCGCCCGAGCGCGAGGCCGCCTGCCTCGACCGCTACCTCGCGGCGCGGCCCGAGCTGAATCGAACGGCGTTCCTGGCCGATTACCACGCGCTGGGCGCGCTCAACATCATCCGGATCCTGGGCATCTTCGCACGCCTTGTGACCCGCGACGGCAAGCCTCGCTACGCCGACTTCATTCCCCGCCTGTGGGTCTATCTGGACGTCTGCTTCGCCGATCCCGCCTTGGCGGACCTCAAGGCCTGGTTCGACCGCTACGTTCCGGTGGAGGCGCGCCGATGA